In a single window of the Nicotiana tomentosiformis chromosome 8, ASM39032v3, whole genome shotgun sequence genome:
- the LOC104117210 gene encoding uncharacterized protein, translating to MHPMSFTHQQFIHFNPPQVAALWSVSSRRSLSIRKREMECLTITAAAASFFNSGDLSADATSSSSAKGSGTTARGRRLLKVREEKRKREYERLHNYPAWAKVLEDACKHDTELRAVLGDSIGNPELMRKRVQDRVRTKGQNFYKSKTGSVLAFKVSFRDFNPLDSYIWFELYGSPSDQDVNLLGSVIQAWYVIGRLGAFNSSNLQLGGSSLEFDPLYDADKGSKVMPSSFHDISNVEFQDNWCRVWVDLGTADFFSIDVLLNCLTVLSSEYLGIQQVVFGGRRMGDWEEGMTNSDDGYKYFEI from the exons ATGCATCCGATGTCTTTTACACATCAACAATTCATCCACTTTAATCCTCCTCAAGTGGCGGCGCTATGGAGTGTCTCTTCACGTCGTTCGCTATCAATTAGAAAGAGGGAGATGGAATGTTTGACGATTACTGCTGCTGCAGCTTCATTTTTCAATTCGGGAGATTTAAGTGCAGATGCTACTAGTAGTAGCAGTGCCAAAGGGTCGGGAACCACCGCCAGAGGGCGGAGGCTGTTGAAGGTCAGGGAGGAGAAGAGGAAACGTGAATATGAACGTCTCCACAACTACCCTGCTTGGGCCAa aGTGTTAGAAGATGCTTGTAAGCATGACACTGAGCTTCGTGCTGTGCTTGGTGATAGTATTGGCAATCCAGAGCTTATGAGGAAAAGG GTCCAAGACAGAGTTCGAACCAAGGGCCAAAATTTTTACAAGTCTAAAACAGGATCTGTGCTTGCATTCAAAGTCAGCTTTAGAGA TTTTAATCCTCTTGATTCGTACATATGGTTCGAATTATACGGCTCACCATCTGATCAAGACGTTAACCTTCTCGGCAGT GTTATCCAGGCATGGTATGTCATCGGCCGGTTAGGCGCATTTAACTCATCTAATTTGCAG CTGGGGGGTTCATCGTTGGAGTTTGATCCTCTTTATGATGCAGACAAAGGCTCCAAGGTGATGCCTTCATCGTTCCATGACATAAGTAATGTTGAATTCCAGGACAATTGGTGCAGAGTTTG GGTGGATCTTGGTACAGCTGATTTCTTCTCAATTGATGTACTTCTCAATTGCTTGACTGTATTGAGCTCAGA ATATTTAGGCATTCAACAAGTGGTTTTTGGTGGTCGTCGGATGGGTGATTGGGAAGAGGGAATGACCAACTCTGATGACGGATACAAATATTTTGAAATTTGA